One stretch of Aptenodytes patagonicus chromosome 23, bAptPat1.pri.cur, whole genome shotgun sequence DNA includes these proteins:
- the CXCR5 gene encoding C-X-C chemokine receptor type 5 has translation MGPVSYSSETYDLSQVELSGYYEAENTTPSLEGYFCFNPASSVVGNQRDPFRKVFMPLIYLLMFVLGTVGNALVLVILERFKRSRTTTENFLFHLTLANLALLLTFPFSVVESLAGWVFGKFLCKILSAVHKINFYCSSMLLGCIAVDRYLAIVYAIHTYRKRRARSIHFTCMAVWLCSLLLTLPDLIFMEVWTDDSNRSICYFPEVGIDGNNVWLATRFLYHTVGFFVPLLVMCYCYMAIVRALCQSQRLQRQKAVRVAILVTGVFLLCWSPYHIVIFLNTLTKLEAFTKNCLLEDQLDTAIMVTEAIGFTHCCLNPILYAFIGVKFRNDFFRILQELGCISQETLQEILEVTRKGSGIESDNTTSISTF, from the exons ATGGGGCCTGTCAGCTACTCATCAGAGACCTATGACTTG AGCCAGGTGGAGCTGAGCGGTTACTACGAAGCCGAGAACACCACCCCTTCTTTGGAGGGCTACTTTTGCTTCAACCCAGCCTCATCCGTGGTCGGCAACCAGAGAGACCCCTTCAGAAAGGTCTTCATGCCCCTCATCTATCTGCTGATGTTTGTGTTGGGGACTGTGGGCAATGCCCTGGTCCTGGTCATTTTAGAGAGGTTCAAGCGGTCTCGCACTACCACGGAAAACTTCCTCTTCCACCTCACCCTGGCCAACCTGGCACTGCTGCTCACCTTCCCCTTCAGtgtggtggagagcttggccggGTGGGTATTTGGGAAATTCCTCTGCAAGATCCTCAGTGCTGTCCACAAGATCAATTTCTACTGCAGTAGCATGCTGCTGGGTTGCATTGCGGTGGACCGCTACCTGGCCATTGTCTATGCAATCCACACCTACCGCAAACGCAGAGCTCGCTCCATCCACTTCACCTGCATGGCTGTCTGGCTCTGCTCGCTGCTTTTGACCTTACCCGATCTCATCTTCATGGAAGTCTGGACAGATGACAGCAACCGCAGCATTTGCTATTTTCCAGAGGTTGGGATCGATGGCAACAACGTTTGGCTGGCAACCCGCTTCCTCTACCACACCGTGGGCTTCTTTGTGCCCCTGCTGGTCATGTGTTACTGCTACATGGCCATTGTCCGGGCTCTGTGTCAGTCCCAGCGCCTGCAGAGGCAAAAAGCTGTCCGCGTGGCCATCCTGGTCACAGGTGTCTTCCTGCTCTGCTGGAGCCCGTACCACATTGTCATCTTCCTGAACACACTTACCAAGCTAGAAGCCTTCACCAAGAACTGCCTCCTGGAAGACCAGCTGGACACGGCCATCATGGTGACAGAGGCCATTGGCTTCACGCACTGCTGCCTCAACCCCATCCTCTATGCCTTCATTGGAGTCAAGTTCCGCAACGACTTCTTCCGGATCCTGCAGGAGCTCGGCTGCATAAGCCAGGAGACCCTGCAGGAGATCCTGGAGGTGACAAGGAAGGGCAGTGGGATCGAGTCTGACAACACCACCTCCATCTCCACTTTCTAG